TCGTATTTGCTGAGCACTGCTTGTGTCTGGTTGACCGGATACGCTCTAAAGCCACACATGCTGTCTTTAATTGATAGAGATAGGGTTTCTATCCATACCCAAATGTGTGTCGCGTAGCGCCCGTAGAGCCTTGCCTTGGGCACGCTGTCATCGTAGATAGGCTGACCTGATATCAAGCGCATCGGCTTGGCTTGCGAAGCTTGGATTAATGCGGGTAGTGCTTCAAGGTCGTGTTGGCCGTCTGCATCAATCTGAATAGCGTGGCTAAAGCCGAGCTCTTGTGCTCGTTTGATGCCCGCTTTTACTGCGCCGCCTTTGCCTTGGTTCTGCTCAAGTGTTACCAAAGTCACGCTTGGGCTATCGGCAAGTGGAGTCAGAAACTGTTTGGTCTCGAGTTCACTGCCATCATCAACAATAATGATCGGAAGTTTGAAATTAAGAAGTGATGAGACCACCGAGGGCATGGTTGCGCCGTGGTTAAAGCACGGAATTAGGAAGCAAGCCTTGTAGTTGCTTTCTTCAAGTGCGTGTTGAGAAACAGCCTCAGCGCTATTCACTTTTCTCTCCCAGCTTCATTTTGCCTGAAGAGTGAGTCTGTTCGCCATTGTTCGACGTGTAACTAAAGCTCAATTTATCTTTGTCAGCATCCCACTTGAGTGACAGCTGAATGGTCGAGTCGGGCAGGATCGGCTCTTGGAACTTGATGACTTCCATGCCTTTAAAGAAACCAGGGACGTTTAGCTCTTGGACAGCGTAGTGAAGTGCCCAATCAATTTGCGTGACGCCGGGGAGAATAGGAAAGCGTTTGAAGTGTCCCTTAAAATCGGTGATGTCTGCGCTAACATTGAGTGTCAGGGTCGATTCATTCTCTACCGTGTCTACAGCAATGATGTTTGGTTTTCTTTTATCCATAGGGCGTGCTTAGAATCCTTGGGCAAATATTGGTTCTTTGACAAAAATATAAAAAGATAATCTCAGTGTAAAATACGATCAGCGGTTTCTATGATTTTATTAGCTGTTCTATGTGAGATGTTAATCGCTTACCTTGGCTGTTGAGGGGGATCTCATCGACAACACGGTATTTTCTTGGGATAGCGATCGGTTCTAACCACTTTCTGAGTTCTGAACGCAGCATCAACCAGAACTTACCTCTGCTCATGGTTACGAGTGTTGCTTGGCCTTGATCTGATAATACCAAAACCGACGCTAATATTAAGCGATCAGGCTCTTCAAACGGAATCACCACACATTCACTTATCCAAGGCAGTTGTTCTAGTCGCTTTTCGACTTCAACTAGTGATACTCGTTTTTCTTCTATCTTGATGACTCGATCGGTTCGGCCTTTCAATATGAATTGATTATCCGAGACCATTTCGCACTCATCGGCGGTTTGATACCAGTTGTTTTTGTCGATGTACGGCGACAATAACTTAATGCAATTCTCACTGTTGAGACTGGCCTCAAGGCAGTCAAAAAGTTGCCAAGGCGTTTGAGCGCTCTCTTGCTGGCGAAATGCGATGCCTCCTGTTTCTGTGCTGCCAAACACCTCGATAGGTAAATGACCGAGCAAGCTACGTGATTGGTGAGCGGATTCGGTTGGCAACGGGCCACCAGAAGAGAAAATACCAGCAAGTTGCGCGGTTTTGCTCTCGTGCTTTAATCGCTTGAGTAGCGCAGGGCTACTGATCAGCACGCTCTGTTTGTTAGCGTGAGATAGGATTTGTTCAGGGTACTCAAGATTGTGTCGAGCAAATGGAACACCAGAACAAAGTGGCCATAAAATTCGGAACAACAAACCATAGATATGCTGGTGCGAGACGGTACTGTGAACTCTATGACCTTTGATCAACTCTCCCCAGTTCTTATCTAGCTGAGCAGTCTCAATATCTAGGTGTTCTAGTGTTTTATTGATTGCCTTGGGTGTGCCGCTTGAACCTGACGTAAATAGGGTCAAATGGATTTCTGCCAAATCTATGGTCGTAAGGTTATCGATTAGAGGTTGTTTTGCCTTGGTGTTTGAGTCCAATAAGTTTTGGATATTGCGAACGTTACCCACCTCAACTTCACCAATCGAGTTATCGACCAGTAGGCAATCAAAATGTTCACTCAGTTCGGCAAGTGCACAAGGTTGATAGTTACCGGGCAATATGATGTGTTTGTGGCTGACGGCACATGCCAAAAAGGCCACCGAAAATTGGTAACTATCTTGGGCGCAAATCGCGACTCGTTGAACAGGGGATGAAGATAAAAGGTTTACGAGTTGAGATAAGTCGTCGTTAAATTTTTGCCACGTAATCTCGCTATTGTCGTCAAAGCAGACAATCGATTCAGGGGCTCTTTTTTGACTGAGAAGATCAGACAACGAGATGTAAGATACGGTTTGTGTCATAACCATTTAACTCTGACGAATACGCTGTCTTACCACCCATTCTCCTGCAAAAAGTAACCCTGCGAACATATAGCTGAGTAAGCCGTTGTATAGGGTCCATATTTCAAGAGGTTGGAAGCAGGTATAAAGGGCAATAGAGCCATTGATAACAAAGAATAAGCACCAAATCTTAGTGACTTTTCGTGTGTAATCAATCCCACTTTGCGGAAGTTCAGGCTCTTGAATTCGAGCAAGGCGTTCAATAATTGTTTGAGGTTGCCATAGGCTTGAAGCAAATACAGCCAACATGCAAACATTAACGATAACGGGATAATAGGTTAACCAACCATGCTGTTTAAAGGTTAAACCTAAGGCCAACAGAACAATTCCAGCACTTCCGCTGATCCAAGCTAAGTGTTTTAGCTCTCTGATTTTAGCCTGACCAGCAGAGAAAATGCGGACAGCAAAAATAGCGGCTAAGACGATACCAACGGTTTGTAGGCCAAACTTGTTGAGTCCAAAGTAAACCGCTATTGGATAAGTGAAAAGTATGATTGCCGACAGTAAAGTCAGCAGAGAACGCATTACGCGTCCTTCAATAGTTCAATCACAGACTCAACAACGTCATTAACGGTGCGTACTGCTTTGAACTCTTCAGGCTTGATCTTCTTACCGGTTACATTTTGTAGGTGAACGACCAAATCAACCGCATCAATGCTGTCTAGGTCGAGATCTAGATAAAGATGAGCTTCAGGCGTGATATCTTCAGCATCAAGCTCGAACAGCTCAATAAGCGCATCTTTAACCTGGTTGTATACTTCTTGTTGGTTAGCTTGTGTCATAAAGATCTGTCTAGTTGTTCGTTTGAGATGAGATGTAATTTGCTAAGTTTTCTACCGATGCAAAATGCTGGCGAGTGTTTGAGTCGTCGGCATCAATAACAATGTTGTACTTCTTCTTGATAGCAAGGCCAAGTTCAAGTGCATCGATAGAGTCTAGTCCCAATCCATCACCAAATAGTGGAGCTTCTGTTTCAATCTCATCAATGCTCATGTCTTCAAGGTTCAATGCGTCGATGATCAGTTGTTTCAGTTCGTTGTGTAATGTTTCCACTTTGGCCTACTTAGTACTTTATCTGAATGCTGCTTTAAGGGATGCGATTCTACATTATGCGAGGTATTTTCCAAATACTGATATCGCCAGTTGTCTTATTGATGAGCTAAATGTTGTCTTCGGAAGGGAAAATAGTCTCTGCAAGGTGGTGATTAAGGCGTCTTGCTGCCGAAGTTAAGTTATTTGCATTCTCAATAAAGGGTGCGACTTCTATTTTACCTTTCACCGCAATATGAAAAAAGGGTTTCGTAGCAGGAACTTGATACCATTTTTTCTCTTTCGTTAAGAATGTCGGAGAAACTGTAATATGAATAATGCGTAAATCGGTTTGTGTTCGAGTCGCTATTTGTGCCGCACCACGTTGTAAGGATGGTTCAATTCCCGGCGTTGTGCGAGTTCCTTCTGGAA
The Vibrio kanaloae genome window above contains:
- a CDS encoding ApeI family dehydratase produces the protein MDKRKPNIIAVDTVENESTLTLNVSADITDFKGHFKRFPILPGVTQIDWALHYAVQELNVPGFFKGMEVIKFQEPILPDSTIQLSLKWDADKDKLSFSYTSNNGEQTHSSGKMKLGEKSE
- a CDS encoding AMP-binding protein, with translation MTQTVSYISLSDLLSQKRAPESIVCFDDNSEITWQKFNDDLSQLVNLLSSSPVQRVAICAQDSYQFSVAFLACAVSHKHIILPGNYQPCALAELSEHFDCLLVDNSIGEVEVGNVRNIQNLLDSNTKAKQPLIDNLTTIDLAEIHLTLFTSGSSGTPKAINKTLEHLDIETAQLDKNWGELIKGHRVHSTVSHQHIYGLLFRILWPLCSGVPFARHNLEYPEQILSHANKQSVLISSPALLKRLKHESKTAQLAGIFSSGGPLPTESAHQSRSLLGHLPIEVFGSTETGGIAFRQQESAQTPWQLFDCLEASLNSENCIKLLSPYIDKNNWYQTADECEMVSDNQFILKGRTDRVIKIEEKRVSLVEVEKRLEQLPWISECVVIPFEEPDRLILASVLVLSDQGQATLVTMSRGKFWLMLRSELRKWLEPIAIPRKYRVVDEIPLNSQGKRLTSHIEQLIKS
- a CDS encoding COG4648 family protein translates to MRSLLTLLSAIILFTYPIAVYFGLNKFGLQTVGIVLAAIFAVRIFSAGQAKIRELKHLAWISGSAGIVLLALGLTFKQHGWLTYYPVIVNVCMLAVFASSLWQPQTIIERLARIQEPELPQSGIDYTRKVTKIWCLFFVINGSIALYTCFQPLEIWTLYNGLLSYMFAGLLFAGEWVVRQRIRQS
- a CDS encoding acyl carrier protein, with protein sequence MTQANQQEVYNQVKDALIELFELDAEDITPEAHLYLDLDLDSIDAVDLVVHLQNVTGKKIKPEEFKAVRTVNDVVESVIELLKDA
- a CDS encoding phosphopantetheine-binding protein, translated to METLHNELKQLIIDALNLEDMSIDEIETEAPLFGDGLGLDSIDALELGLAIKKKYNIVIDADDSNTRQHFASVENLANYISSQTNN